In a single window of the Renibacterium salmoninarum ATCC 33209 genome:
- the glyA gene encoding serine hydroxymethyltransferase, whose translation MSQTLNHLNGTLAQIDPEIAAKLDDELTRQRNGLEMIASENHTSVAVMQAQGSVLTNKYAEGYPGRRYYGGCEHVDVVEQLAIDRVKVLFGADFANVQPHSGAQANASVMHALLTPGDTIMGLNLAHGGHLTHGMRINFSGKLYNVVPYQVRESDHLIDMAEVERLAQEHQPKMIVAGWSAYARQLDFAEFRRIADSVGAYLMVDMAHFAGLVAAGLHPSPAPHAHVTTSTTHKTLAGPRGGIILTNDADIAKKINSAVFPGQQGGPLEHVIAGKAVAFKIAASEEFKERQQRVLEGARILAERLVQDDVKAKGISVVTGGTDVHLVLVDLRDSELDGQQAEDRLAQIDVTVNRNAVPFDPRPPMVTSGLRIGTSALASRGFETAGFVEIADIIATALIAEADADLTPLAQRVQALAEAHPLYPDVAPLA comes from the coding sequence GTGAGCCAGACTCTGAATCACCTCAACGGAACCCTGGCTCAGATTGATCCAGAGATTGCGGCCAAGCTCGACGACGAACTCACTCGGCAGCGGAACGGCCTGGAAATGATCGCCTCGGAAAACCACACCTCGGTGGCGGTTATGCAGGCGCAAGGTTCAGTTCTGACCAATAAGTACGCCGAAGGCTACCCGGGCCGGCGTTACTACGGCGGCTGTGAGCACGTCGACGTCGTCGAGCAGCTCGCCATTGATCGGGTCAAGGTACTCTTTGGCGCTGACTTTGCCAATGTTCAGCCGCACTCCGGTGCTCAGGCAAACGCTTCGGTCATGCATGCACTGCTGACTCCTGGTGACACCATCATGGGCTTGAACTTGGCTCATGGCGGTCACTTGACGCACGGTATGCGGATCAACTTCTCCGGCAAGTTGTACAACGTGGTTCCGTACCAAGTCCGCGAAAGCGACCACCTGATCGACATGGCTGAAGTAGAGCGCTTGGCGCAGGAACACCAGCCAAAAATGATTGTGGCTGGTTGGTCTGCTTACGCTCGGCAGTTAGATTTTGCTGAGTTCCGAAGGATCGCTGATTCGGTCGGCGCATATTTGATGGTTGATATGGCGCACTTCGCTGGTCTGGTTGCTGCTGGCTTGCATCCGAGCCCGGCGCCGCACGCACACGTCACCACCTCAACCACGCACAAGACGCTTGCTGGCCCGCGCGGTGGCATCATTTTGACCAATGATGCGGACATCGCCAAGAAGATCAACTCCGCCGTTTTCCCTGGACAGCAAGGCGGGCCGCTGGAGCACGTCATCGCAGGCAAGGCAGTTGCGTTCAAGATCGCCGCCTCTGAGGAATTCAAAGAACGCCAACAACGCGTGTTGGAAGGCGCTCGAATTCTTGCCGAGCGTCTAGTCCAGGACGATGTTAAGGCGAAGGGCATTTCGGTAGTAACCGGTGGCACGGACGTGCACCTGGTGCTCGTTGACTTGCGTGATTCCGAGTTGGACGGCCAACAGGCCGAAGACCGTTTGGCCCAGATCGATGTCACCGTCAATCGCAACGCGGTTCCGTTCGATCCGAGGCCGCCAATGGTGACTTCGGGTCTGCGCATCGGCACCTCTGCGCTGGCTTCTCGTGGTTTCGAGACCGCTGGTTTTGTTGAGATCGCCGATATTATCGCGACGGCGCTTATCGCTGAAGCGGATGCCGATCTCACGCCGTTAGCGCAACGCGTTCAGGCTCTGGCCGAAGCGCACCCGCTTTACCCGGACGTAGCGCCGCTCGCCTAA
- a CDS encoding L-serine ammonia-lyase, translated as MAIGVFDLFKVGIGPSSSHTVGPMRAAAVFVEELRAQNCLDQVTEIRVDLYGSLAATGRGHGTMTAVLLGLEGHYPDLILPNEVEERLASMESTEKILLGGSFSLPYAANDIILHPLTILDRHTNGMKFEVSNAQGQVLHQATFYSVGGGFIVREGEEDAALAELDETHKGLPLPFRTAAELLEHCGKQGLKISDVMLVNEKDSRSEEEIRDGLKHIWEVMEGCVEASLVREGLLPGGLKVRRRAPDWYERLLKEDKDRDPKYWQEWVNLIALAVNEENASGGRVVTAPTNGAAGIIPAVLYYALNYAPGMEDATQEDKDDVVVKFLLAAGAVGVLYKEQASISGAEVGCQGEVGSASSMAAAGLAEVMGGSPAQVENAAEIAMEHNLGLTCDPIGGLVQVPCIERNAIAAAKAINATKMALWGDGEHRVSLDEVIITMRETGKDMSTKYKETAMGGLAVNVVEC; from the coding sequence GTGGCTATTGGTGTATTCGACCTATTCAAGGTCGGCATTGGACCGTCAAGCTCGCATACGGTCGGTCCGATGCGCGCTGCAGCGGTTTTCGTCGAAGAACTGCGCGCCCAAAACTGCCTCGACCAGGTGACAGAGATTCGGGTTGACCTTTATGGTTCGCTCGCGGCCACCGGGCGTGGGCACGGCACCATGACCGCGGTACTGCTCGGTTTAGAAGGCCATTACCCGGATCTGATCCTGCCGAACGAGGTTGAAGAGCGACTGGCTTCAATGGAGTCAACGGAGAAAATTCTGCTCGGAGGATCGTTCAGCCTGCCCTACGCGGCCAACGATATAATTTTGCACCCGTTGACGATCTTGGATCGACACACCAACGGGATGAAGTTTGAAGTGTCCAACGCGCAAGGCCAAGTACTGCATCAAGCGACGTTCTACTCAGTAGGCGGTGGCTTTATTGTCCGTGAAGGCGAAGAAGACGCTGCGCTAGCCGAGCTGGACGAAACCCATAAGGGCCTGCCCTTGCCTTTCCGAACCGCTGCTGAGCTGCTGGAACACTGTGGCAAACAAGGGCTTAAGATCTCCGACGTGATGCTGGTCAATGAAAAGGACAGCCGCAGCGAGGAAGAAATTCGTGACGGCCTGAAGCATATTTGGGAAGTCATGGAGGGCTGCGTCGAAGCCAGCCTGGTTCGTGAGGGCTTGCTGCCTGGCGGGCTCAAGGTTCGACGCCGAGCCCCAGACTGGTATGAGCGGTTGCTCAAAGAAGATAAAGACCGCGACCCGAAGTACTGGCAAGAATGGGTCAATCTGATTGCACTAGCGGTCAACGAAGAGAATGCCTCTGGCGGACGTGTGGTCACTGCGCCGACTAATGGCGCGGCCGGGATCATCCCAGCGGTGCTGTATTACGCACTCAATTACGCGCCCGGCATGGAAGACGCGACGCAAGAAGACAAAGACGACGTCGTAGTAAAGTTCCTGCTCGCCGCCGGTGCTGTGGGCGTGCTGTACAAAGAACAGGCTTCGATCTCCGGCGCTGAGGTTGGCTGCCAGGGTGAGGTTGGCTCGGCGTCGTCGATGGCAGCAGCGGGACTGGCTGAGGTGATGGGTGGCTCGCCCGCTCAGGTCGAAAACGCTGCCGAGATCGCGATGGAGCACAACCTGGGCCTGACCTGCGATCCTATCGGTGGGCTGGTGCAAGTTCCGTGCATCGAACGGAATGCCATTGCTGCTGCGAAAGCAATCAACGCGACAAAGATGGCGCTCTGGGGCGACGGCGAACACCGCGTCTCGCTGGACGAAGTCATCATCACGATGCGTGAAACTGGCAAAGATATGAGCACCAAATACAAGGAAACTGCGATGGGCGGCCTAGCCGTAAACGTCGTGGAGTGCTAA
- a CDS encoding beta-class carbonic anhydrase, whose translation MSVTDELLRNNKAYAAEFSGPLPLPPSKHVAVLACMDARLDVYRVLGLNEGESHVIRNAGGVVTEDEIRSLAISQRLLGAGEIILIHHTNCGMLTFTDDDFKKSIETETGLRPAWAAEAFPDVELDVKQSISRIKASQFIPKKDSIRGFVFDVATGRLNEVSPS comes from the coding sequence ATGAGCGTTACCGATGAACTACTCCGCAATAACAAAGCCTATGCTGCTGAATTTAGCGGTCCATTGCCGTTGCCGCCCAGCAAACATGTTGCTGTACTCGCTTGCATGGATGCACGCCTAGATGTCTATCGTGTCCTCGGTTTGAACGAAGGCGAATCGCATGTCATCCGGAATGCGGGCGGGGTAGTCACCGAGGATGAAATCCGCTCCTTGGCTATTAGTCAGCGGCTACTTGGCGCCGGAGAAATCATTCTGATCCATCACACGAATTGCGGCATGCTCACCTTCACCGATGATGATTTCAAGAAGTCGATTGAGACTGAAACTGGACTTCGCCCGGCTTGGGCAGCTGAAGCGTTTCCCGATGTGGAGCTGGACGTCAAACAATCGATTTCGCGAATCAAAGCCAGCCAGTTCATTCCGAAGAAGGACTCCATCCGCGGCTTCGTCTTCGACGTCGCGACGGGTCGTCTGAACGAAGTGAGTCCCAGCTAA
- a CDS encoding NAD(P)H-hydrate epimerase — MITAYTGTAVRAAEQALFDVGAGGDLMARAAYGLANVVAQRLSGVYGSTVTLLVGSGNNGGDALYAGAFLARRGAAVTAVLCAEKAHLAGLSAFQAAGGRTMSLAKEFDHARSFGLDADILVDAILGTGARGGLRGEVLRLAHSLNGRPGIVACDLPSGVNADTGESDGRVLRAEETVTFGRIKAGLLLPPSSDYVGKISCIDLGLKLAAPELLQLEESDLAAYWPQPGATDHKYSRGVLGVVAGSAKYPGAAQLAVGGALAAGVGMLRYLGPAQMPAEVVTGAPTVAANRVQAWLVGPGVADDPVQEQRSFEAISSGLPAVVDAGALALLPGQIGPQLVVTPHAGELAALLSRRGQGTVRADVEREPLRHARLAAELTGATVLLKGSTTLVVSADEPVYSQSDGTAWLATAGSGDTLAGILGALLASGVRPALAAALAASVHGRAGVLASSSGPVTASRVAEAVPKVLAELLT; from the coding sequence ATGATTACCGCATACACCGGAACTGCCGTCCGGGCAGCGGAACAGGCGCTGTTCGACGTCGGGGCTGGCGGAGATCTGATGGCGCGCGCTGCCTACGGATTGGCAAACGTCGTTGCGCAGCGACTTAGCGGGGTTTACGGCAGCACCGTGACGCTTTTAGTTGGATCTGGGAACAATGGCGGCGACGCTTTGTATGCGGGCGCATTTTTGGCCCGGCGTGGCGCTGCCGTAACTGCAGTTCTGTGTGCGGAGAAAGCACACTTAGCGGGGCTAAGTGCATTTCAAGCCGCTGGTGGTCGGACGATGAGTTTGGCCAAGGAATTTGACCACGCGCGCAGTTTTGGACTTGACGCCGATATCTTGGTGGATGCGATTCTTGGCACCGGGGCGCGAGGCGGGCTACGTGGCGAGGTGCTGCGGCTTGCCCATTCTCTCAACGGTCGGCCAGGGATTGTTGCCTGCGATTTACCGAGTGGAGTCAACGCGGATACTGGAGAAAGCGATGGGCGAGTACTCCGTGCGGAAGAGACAGTCACCTTCGGCCGAATCAAGGCCGGTCTCTTGCTGCCGCCCAGCAGCGACTATGTGGGCAAGATTAGCTGTATAGATTTGGGTTTGAAACTGGCTGCGCCTGAATTACTGCAGCTTGAGGAGTCGGACCTAGCAGCCTACTGGCCACAGCCTGGCGCCACTGATCACAAGTACTCCCGTGGCGTGCTAGGTGTGGTCGCTGGGTCGGCAAAATATCCCGGTGCCGCCCAACTTGCCGTCGGCGGTGCGCTTGCCGCCGGCGTCGGCATGCTCCGCTATTTGGGCCCAGCCCAGATGCCGGCCGAAGTTGTTACTGGTGCCCCAACGGTTGCGGCGAATCGAGTGCAGGCCTGGCTTGTTGGACCTGGAGTTGCCGATGATCCGGTCCAAGAACAACGCAGCTTCGAGGCGATATCTTCAGGCTTGCCAGCAGTAGTGGACGCCGGAGCTCTAGCCCTATTGCCCGGCCAGATTGGGCCGCAACTAGTAGTAACCCCGCACGCTGGCGAACTTGCCGCGCTGCTCAGCCGGCGGGGCCAGGGGACTGTTCGGGCCGACGTCGAACGCGAACCTTTGCGGCACGCGCGCCTTGCCGCTGAACTCACCGGGGCAACCGTGCTACTCAAAGGATCTACCACTTTGGTGGTTTCGGCCGACGAACCGGTGTACAGCCAATCAGATGGCACGGCTTGGCTGGCGACCGCGGGCAGTGGGGACACTCTGGCTGGCATTCTCGGTGCATTGTTAGCGAGTGGTGTGCGGCCAGCGTTAGCTGCTGCGCTCGCCGCGAGCGTGCACGGTAGAGCTGGCGTGTTGGCATCCAGCAGCGGTCCGGTGACAGCAAGCCGTGTTGCCGAAGCAGTGCCGAAAGTGCTCGCTGAGCTGCTGACTTGA
- a CDS encoding holo-ACP synthase: MIIGIGIDVVDVERFRRQLERTPGLLDRLFVPAERSLNTRSLAARFAAKEAVAKALGAPAGMNWQDCWIGLDVNGPTVQTKNTVAAVAEAQGVKRWHLSMSHDGGISTAFVIAES; the protein is encoded by the coding sequence ATGATTATCGGCATCGGAATCGACGTAGTGGATGTAGAGCGTTTCAGGCGCCAGCTGGAACGAACCCCCGGCCTTTTAGACCGTCTTTTCGTCCCCGCAGAACGAAGCCTTAATACGCGCTCGCTTGCGGCACGTTTCGCAGCCAAAGAAGCCGTGGCTAAAGCGTTAGGTGCCCCGGCTGGCATGAACTGGCAAGACTGCTGGATTGGCCTCGATGTGAACGGCCCAACAGTTCAAACAAAGAACACTGTTGCCGCAGTAGCTGAAGCTCAAGGTGTGAAGCGCTGGCACCTTTCGATGAGTCATGATGGCGGAATTTCTACGGCCTTTGTAATCGCCGAAAGCTAG
- a CDS encoding isochorismatase family protein, whose translation MRSRIWSTAISKAVEAGALIVFVRDRDVAGGEGPGFEVHESLRQPAGSVTIDKSNNSAFTRTVLGPFLVERGMPHVAICGMQSEYCVDTAVRAAVGRDLDVTLLQDAHTTVDSPVLSADQIIAHTNETLYPHGDLENFCVTRSVSEDIFVPNHAETLQSWHDAEG comes from the coding sequence ATGCGCAGCAGGATCTGGTCGACGGCGATCAGCAAGGCGGTTGAAGCCGGAGCGTTGATCGTCTTTGTGCGAGATCGCGATGTAGCTGGTGGCGAGGGCCCAGGCTTCGAAGTGCACGAATCGCTGCGGCAGCCAGCTGGCTCAGTGACTATCGACAAGTCGAACAACAGTGCGTTTACGCGCACTGTTTTGGGCCCATTCCTGGTTGAGCGGGGAATGCCGCACGTGGCGATCTGCGGCATGCAGAGCGAGTATTGCGTAGATACAGCTGTGCGAGCTGCCGTGGGGCGGGACCTTGATGTCACCTTGCTACAGGATGCGCACACTACGGTCGATTCACCGGTATTGAGTGCGGATCAGATCATTGCGCATACCAACGAAACTCTTTACCCGCACGGCGACCTGGAGAATTTTTGTGTCACCCGTTCGGTCAGCGAAGATATTTTTGTGCCGAATCATGCGGAGACTTTACAGAGCTGGCACGACGCCGAGGGGTAA
- the glmS gene encoding glutamine--fructose-6-phosphate transaminase (isomerizing), whose translation MCGIVGYVGRADRGLEYSALDVVLEGLRRLEYRGYDSAGVAVLTDGGIASAKKAGKLANLLAELEAEPLPDSLTGIGHTRWATHGGPTDINAHPHLADNGKLALIHNGIIENFAELKADLLAKGVNFLSETDTEVAAALLADEYQAASDVEQSIRLTVAMQRACQKLEGAFTLLAVHAELPGVVVAARRNSPLVVGLGEGENFLGSDVSGFIDYTRRAVELGQDQIVTITPDEVVITDFFGNPASGKEYHVDWDAAAAEKDGYPSFMAKEIHEQPRAVADTLLGRTDPSGKLIPDELRISETILRSVDKIIVIACGTSAYVGQVAKYAIEHWCRIPTEVELSHEFRYRDPIVNEKTLVVAISQSGETMDTLMAVRHAREQGAKVLAICNTNGSTIPRESDAVLYTHAGPEIAVASTKAFLAQITASYLLGLYLAQLRGNKFRDEIKVILDELAATPEKIQTVLDHEQQIKDLAVSMKDAKSILFLGRHVGFPVAMEGALKLKELAYIHAEGFAAGELKHGPIALIEEGQPVFVVVPSPEGRDSLHDKIVSNIQEVRARGAKTIVIAEEGDEAVKAYAEHVFYIPKTPTLLAPLLATVPLQIFACELAEAKGYDVDQPRNLAKSVTVE comes from the coding sequence ATGTGTGGAATCGTAGGATACGTCGGACGTGCTGATCGAGGTCTAGAGTATAGCGCTCTCGATGTGGTGTTAGAAGGCCTTCGTCGTCTCGAATACCGAGGATATGACTCAGCTGGAGTTGCGGTATTGACTGACGGCGGAATTGCTTCGGCCAAAAAGGCAGGCAAACTTGCCAATTTATTAGCTGAGCTTGAGGCCGAGCCTTTGCCGGACTCTTTGACCGGAATTGGTCATACCCGTTGGGCTACTCACGGCGGCCCTACCGATATCAATGCCCATCCGCATCTGGCGGATAATGGCAAGCTCGCATTGATCCACAACGGAATTATCGAAAACTTTGCCGAGTTGAAAGCAGATTTGCTGGCGAAGGGAGTCAATTTCCTCTCGGAAACCGACACCGAAGTCGCCGCCGCGCTGCTGGCCGATGAATACCAGGCTGCCTCAGACGTCGAGCAATCCATCCGTCTCACCGTTGCTATGCAACGAGCCTGCCAAAAGCTTGAGGGTGCGTTTACGTTATTAGCAGTTCACGCCGAGTTGCCTGGCGTTGTGGTCGCCGCACGCCGGAACTCACCGCTCGTCGTCGGCCTTGGCGAGGGCGAGAACTTTCTCGGTTCAGATGTCTCGGGGTTCATCGATTACACAAGACGCGCTGTTGAACTCGGTCAGGATCAGATTGTCACGATCACTCCGGATGAAGTCGTGATCACTGACTTCTTTGGCAACCCAGCTTCCGGTAAGGAATACCACGTCGATTGGGACGCCGCTGCTGCGGAAAAGGATGGCTACCCATCGTTCATGGCGAAAGAGATCCATGAACAACCACGCGCTGTTGCTGACACGTTGCTGGGCCGTACTGACCCCAGTGGAAAACTCATTCCGGATGAGCTGCGAATCAGCGAAACCATTTTGCGCTCGGTAGACAAAATCATTGTCATTGCCTGCGGTACTTCTGCCTATGTTGGTCAAGTTGCCAAGTACGCAATTGAACACTGGTGCCGAATCCCCACCGAAGTTGAGCTCTCACACGAGTTCCGCTACCGGGACCCGATTGTGAACGAAAAGACACTGGTAGTGGCCATCTCGCAGTCCGGCGAAACCATGGACACCTTGATGGCGGTGCGACATGCTCGCGAACAAGGCGCCAAGGTACTGGCGATCTGTAACACCAATGGGTCCACCATTCCGCGTGAATCAGATGCCGTTTTATACACTCACGCCGGACCAGAGATTGCCGTTGCCTCAACTAAGGCATTCTTAGCCCAAATCACAGCTTCGTATTTGCTGGGTTTGTATCTTGCCCAATTGCGAGGCAACAAATTCCGTGACGAAATCAAAGTGATTTTAGACGAATTGGCGGCTACGCCAGAGAAGATCCAAACCGTCCTTGATCATGAGCAGCAGATCAAGGATCTTGCAGTCTCCATGAAAGATGCCAAATCGATCTTGTTCCTCGGTCGTCATGTTGGTTTCCCGGTAGCGATGGAAGGCGCCTTGAAACTCAAGGAATTGGCCTATATCCATGCCGAGGGGTTTGCCGCTGGCGAACTCAAACATGGGCCGATTGCGCTGATCGAAGAAGGGCAGCCGGTCTTTGTGGTGGTACCTTCGCCCGAGGGACGAGATTCGCTGCACGACAAGATCGTTTCGAACATTCAGGAAGTGCGCGCTCGCGGAGCTAAGACCATCGTGATCGCGGAAGAAGGCGATGAAGCGGTCAAGGCTTACGCCGAGCACGTCTTCTACATTCCGAAGACGCCGACCTTGCTCGCGCCACTGCTTGCCACAGTCCCATTGCAGATTTTCGCTTGCGAGTTGGCAGAGGCTAAGGGTTACGACGTCGACCAGCCACGCAATCTGGCTAAGTCTGTGACGGTGGAGTAA
- the coaA gene encoding type I pantothenate kinase, whose translation MSSQRTDANEGASPFVELDRHTWSRLSAEIEQPLNEEDIVRLRGLEDPLNMNEVREVYLPVSRLLNLYVAAAGQLHSATTTFLGEKTQRTPFVIGVAGSVAVGKSTTARILREMLRRWPDTPNVELITTDGFLYPNAELERRGIMHRKGFPESYDRRALLRFVSEIKGGAEEVRAPWYSHLTYDIVPGKEVVVRRPDVLIVEGLNVLAPARPRQDGRSGLAVSDFFDFSIYVDAKTPYIEQWYIDRFLSLRSSAFAQPESYFRRYASLSDAEAVETARGIWKRINEPNLEENVLPTRGRARLVLTKDSDHSIRRMLLRKT comes from the coding sequence GTGAGTTCACAACGCACTGACGCCAATGAAGGCGCTTCACCATTCGTCGAGCTAGATCGGCACACCTGGTCAAGGCTTTCAGCGGAAATTGAGCAACCCCTCAATGAAGAGGACATTGTTCGCCTGCGGGGTTTGGAAGACCCACTCAATATGAATGAAGTGCGGGAGGTTTATCTACCCGTTTCCAGGTTGTTGAACCTTTATGTAGCCGCGGCCGGACAACTCCACTCCGCGACCACCACCTTTCTCGGTGAAAAGACTCAGCGCACCCCGTTTGTTATTGGCGTGGCTGGATCTGTCGCGGTAGGCAAATCGACAACTGCTCGTATTTTGCGTGAAATGCTACGGCGCTGGCCAGATACCCCGAACGTCGAGTTAATCACCACTGACGGCTTTTTGTACCCAAATGCCGAGCTAGAACGTCGTGGCATTATGCATCGAAAGGGATTCCCCGAATCCTATGACCGACGTGCGCTATTGCGCTTTGTCAGTGAGATAAAAGGCGGCGCAGAAGAAGTGCGCGCGCCCTGGTATTCACACCTGACATATGACATCGTGCCTGGAAAAGAAGTTGTGGTTCGCCGCCCGGACGTTTTGATCGTCGAAGGCTTGAATGTGTTGGCCCCTGCCCGTCCGCGCCAAGATGGCCGTTCGGGATTGGCAGTGAGCGATTTCTTCGACTTCTCCATTTATGTAGATGCGAAAACGCCATATATCGAACAGTGGTACATTGATCGATTCCTCTCCTTGCGTAGTTCAGCATTCGCCCAGCCGGAGTCATACTTTCGTCGCTACGCATCGCTTTCAGATGCCGAAGCGGTGGAAACGGCGCGTGGAATTTGGAAACGAATCAACGAGCCGAACCTCGAAGAAAACGTCTTGCCGACCAGAGGACGAGCACGGCTAGTGTTGACCAAAGATTCAGACCATTCGATTCGACGAATGCTCTTGCGGAAAACCTAA
- a CDS encoding M15 family metallopeptidase: MLNAALGTAGLLTLGACSVDADTQLEPMQVKPVTIETVPTPEQRSPAIISATSLDDPHSLTVIVNKQRPLNPQNYRPDDLVVPAVCSSAPGQELLRACAAEGLAKLAAAAAANGTPLILLSRFRSYDTQIATYNSWVSTLGKSNADSASARPGFSEHQTGLAADIGDSAGCNLQSCFAAQPLALWVKDHCHEFGFVVRYQPDLQGTTGFYEEPWHLRYLGTELATAVVRSGVRTLEEHFGLPAAPDYL, encoded by the coding sequence TTGCTCAACGCAGCGCTAGGTACCGCAGGCTTGCTAACGCTTGGGGCATGTTCAGTAGATGCTGACACTCAGCTTGAGCCAATGCAGGTTAAACCCGTCACGATCGAGACCGTGCCGACGCCCGAACAGAGGTCGCCTGCGATTATCTCGGCAACATCCCTAGATGATCCACATTCCTTGACCGTGATCGTCAACAAACAACGTCCGCTCAATCCGCAAAACTACCGACCAGATGATTTAGTAGTGCCCGCAGTGTGTTCTAGCGCTCCGGGTCAAGAATTGCTGCGAGCGTGTGCTGCTGAAGGGTTGGCAAAACTGGCCGCTGCTGCCGCAGCAAACGGAACGCCTCTCATCTTGCTCAGTCGGTTTCGTTCGTACGACACGCAAATTGCTACCTATAACTCCTGGGTTTCCACTTTAGGTAAAAGCAATGCGGACTCGGCATCAGCGCGGCCGGGATTCTCTGAACATCAAACCGGTTTGGCCGCAGATATTGGTGATTCCGCTGGTTGCAATTTGCAAAGCTGTTTTGCTGCCCAACCACTTGCACTATGGGTAAAAGACCATTGTCACGAGTTCGGATTCGTGGTGCGTTACCAGCCAGATCTACAGGGAACCACCGGTTTCTACGAAGAGCCGTGGCATTTACGCTACTTAGGCACCGAGCTTGCTACCGCGGTGGTCCGTTCCGGAGTAAGGACACTTGAGGAACATTTCGGTCTGCCAGCCGCGCCCGACTATCTATAA
- the mscL gene encoding large conductance mechanosensitive channel protein MscL yields MIKGFRDFILKGNVVDLAVAVVIGAAFGTVVTTLVNNIIMPLIAGIVGKPSFNDVWAFQIGSDPANKLLLGAFITVLLNFVIIAAAIYFMVVVPMNHVIARRNAKLGIKAGEETPDPQIVLLTEIRDALKSRS; encoded by the coding sequence ATGATAAAGGGATTCAGAGATTTTATATTGAAGGGTAACGTCGTCGACCTAGCCGTCGCTGTCGTCATTGGTGCAGCCTTCGGCACCGTCGTCACGACGCTTGTGAACAACATCATCATGCCTTTGATTGCAGGAATCGTAGGCAAGCCCAGCTTTAACGATGTTTGGGCATTCCAAATTGGCTCGGACCCAGCGAACAAGCTGCTTCTTGGCGCGTTCATTACCGTACTGTTGAACTTCGTCATCATCGCAGCAGCCATCTACTTCATGGTGGTAGTTCCGATGAACCACGTCATCGCTCGCCGTAATGCCAAGCTCGGCATCAAGGCAGGCGAAGAGACTCCTGACCCGCAGATCGTGCTACTTACCGAAATTCGCGACGCACTCAAATCGCGTAGCTAA